The Fusobacterium sp. IOR10 genome window below encodes:
- the whiA gene encoding DNA-binding protein WhiA codes for MSYTYKVKNEIIKKSSYTTKEKVAELRGILEVKNAILEDRIELKLESIELANRVYRILKEVTTLNIRVKYLVSKHFGEHKVYVIIIENQHGFKDLLRILATCKEDQLLKDEEKRVGFIRGLFLMSGYIKSPEKEYALDFFIDNIEIGEELFRIFENLHKKVFITDKRKKKLVYFRNSEDILDVLVMLGAIKEFYKYEETTMMKDLKNKTIREMNWEVANETKSLNTGLKQTRMINYIGKKIGLNELTPVLEEIAFLRLKNPESSLQELAEMIGISKSGIRNRFRRIEAIYKELLKEN; via the coding sequence ATGTCCTATACCTACAAAGTAAAAAATGAAATTATAAAAAAATCAAGTTATACAACTAAAGAAAAAGTAGCAGAATTACGTGGAATTTTAGAGGTAAAAAATGCTATACTTGAAGATAGAATAGAGTTAAAATTAGAAAGTATTGAACTTGCCAATAGAGTATATAGAATATTAAAGGAAGTTACAACTTTAAACATAAGAGTTAAATATCTTGTAAGTAAACATTTTGGAGAACATAAGGTATATGTTATTATAATTGAAAATCAACATGGATTTAAAGATCTTTTAAGAATACTAGCAACTTGCAAAGAGGATCAGCTTCTAAAGGATGAGGAAAAAAGAGTTGGATTCATAAGAGGATTGTTTCTTATGAGTGGATATATTAAATCACCTGAAAAGGAATATGCCTTGGATTTTTTCATTGATAACATTGAAATTGGAGAAGAATTATTTAGAATATTTGAAAATTTACATAAAAAAGTTTTTATTACTGATAAAAGAAAAAAGAAACTTGTATATTTTAGAAATTCAGAAGATATATTAGATGTACTTGTTATGCTAGGTGCCATTAAAGAATTTTATAAATATGAAGAAACTACCATGATGAAAGATCTAAAAAATAAAACAATTAGAGAAATGAATTGGGAAGTGGCAAATGAAACAAAATCCTTAAACACTGGCTTGAAACAAACTAGAATGATTAACTATATTGGGAAAAAAATAGGACTTAATGAGTTAACTCCTGTATTAGAGGAAATAGCTTTTCTAAGACTTAAAAATCCTGAAAGTTCTCTTCAAGAATTAGCTGAGATGATAGGAATATCAAAATCAGGTATAAGAAATAGATTTAGACGTATTGAAGCTATTTATAAGGAACTACTAAAAGAAAATTAA
- the polA gene encoding DNA polymerase I, giving the protein MKKIVLLDTSAIMYRAFYANMNFRTKNEPTGAVYGFTNTLLSVIRQFSPDFIGAAKDVKRATLKRSEIYKDYKKDRQAMPEDLLTQLPRIDEVLDSFGIEKYKINGYEADDVLGTISKKFSREGYEVFIITGDKDLAQLVDENINICLMGKGENGGFKIISNNEDVIEHLGVPANKIPDLFGLIGDKSDGIPGVRKVGPKKAIPMLTKYKDLEGIYENVDHLKELPGIGPGLIKNIIEDKELAFLSRKLAVIKKNIEIDIKIEDLAFHINSEKLLALFKELGFRALIKRMKLDEVVEKIKEAETKEPEKAAEVKNDEVTSIPKKSFEENSSQMGLLFGNNEVKEKVIETTTIIVSTTDTLNNMIDDLKGEERIYFYQEGPGISFISRKTNYYIPLFHNLKLGDTHTNLDKKHLEKIFNLDKKFVTYDFKNILKNIYKLPVEKMDLDEMLAYHLITSQTRVGIEAIAMREGIEGIYKYSEVFKKELPENISMEDFSDYLIKRVKLIKEVYKDLIEDLKDKNLLEVLHDIEMPLIEVLNNMEENGILINKDYFSKMGKEVGEILDRAEQKVYEIAGEEFNLNSPKQLAEVLFFKLNIDPVKKTKTGYSTNSEVLEVLHNRGEEIAKYILDYRKFSKLKSTYIDALPKTADKNNIIHTTFNQTGTATGRLSSSDPNLQNIPVKTEEGIEIREGFITKPGYKLLGIDYSQIELRVLAEISKDESLIKAYKEDQDLHSLTAKRIFDLNEDEEVTSKQRSMAKIVNFSIIYGKTPFGLSNELKITRAEAASYIDRYFKEYPKVKELEESIIENATKTGYSETYFKRRRDIDGINSKNKNLRNQADRMAVNTVIQGTAAEIIKKVMIEVYDEIKDKEDIQMLLQVHDELIFQVKEDKVEDYKKIIEKIMENTVHFENVRLKVNGAIGENWAETK; this is encoded by the coding sequence ATGAAGAAAATAGTATTATTAGATACAAGTGCAATAATGTATAGAGCATTTTATGCAAACATGAATTTTAGAACAAAAAATGAACCTACAGGTGCAGTATATGGATTTACCAATACTTTACTTAGTGTTATTAGACAATTTTCTCCAGATTTTATAGGTGCTGCTAAAGATGTAAAAAGAGCAACTTTAAAAAGAAGTGAAATATATAAAGATTATAAAAAAGATAGACAAGCTATGCCAGAAGATTTACTTACTCAACTTCCTAGAATTGATGAAGTACTAGATTCCTTTGGTATAGAAAAATATAAAATAAATGGATATGAAGCTGATGATGTTCTTGGAACTATTAGTAAGAAATTCTCCCGTGAAGGTTATGAAGTTTTTATAATTACAGGGGATAAGGATTTAGCTCAATTAGTTGATGAAAATATAAATATTTGTCTTATGGGTAAAGGTGAAAATGGTGGATTTAAAATAATTTCAAATAACGAGGATGTTATAGAACATCTTGGAGTTCCAGCAAATAAAATACCTGACCTATTTGGACTTATTGGGGATAAAAGTGATGGGATCCCTGGTGTTAGAAAAGTTGGACCTAAAAAAGCAATTCCCATGCTAACAAAATATAAAGATCTAGAGGGTATCTATGAAAATGTAGACCATTTAAAGGAGCTTCCTGGAATAGGACCTGGACTTATTAAAAATATAATAGAGGATAAAGAACTTGCATTTTTAAGTAGAAAGCTTGCTGTTATTAAAAAAAATATTGAAATTGATATTAAAATTGAAGATTTAGCATTTCATATAAATAGTGAAAAATTATTAGCTCTCTTTAAGGAACTTGGATTTAGAGCTCTTATTAAAAGAATGAAATTAGATGAAGTTGTTGAAAAAATAAAAGAAGCTGAAACTAAGGAACCTGAAAAGGCTGCTGAAGTTAAAAATGATGAAGTTACCTCTATTCCTAAAAAATCCTTTGAAGAAAATTCTTCTCAAATGGGACTTCTTTTTGGAAATAATGAAGTTAAGGAAAAAGTTATAGAGACTACTACTATTATAGTTTCCACAACAGATACCCTTAATAATATGATAGATGACTTAAAAGGGGAAGAGAGAATTTATTTCTATCAAGAGGGACCTGGTATATCATTTATTTCAAGAAAAACAAACTACTACATTCCACTTTTCCACAATTTAAAGTTAGGGGATACTCATACAAACTTAGATAAAAAACATTTGGAAAAAATATTTAACTTAGATAAGAAATTTGTAACCTATGATTTTAAAAATATTTTGAAAAATATATATAAATTACCTGTTGAAAAAATGGATCTTGATGAAATGCTTGCATACCACTTAATAACTTCTCAAACTAGAGTTGGTATTGAAGCTATTGCAATGAGAGAAGGTATTGAGGGAATCTATAAATATAGCGAAGTTTTTAAAAAGGAACTTCCTGAAAATATTTCAATGGAAGATTTCTCAGATTATTTAATCAAAAGAGTTAAGCTTATTAAGGAAGTATATAAGGATTTAATAGAAGATCTAAAGGATAAAAATCTCCTTGAGGTTTTACATGATATTGAAATGCCTTTAATTGAAGTTTTAAATAATATGGAAGAAAATGGAATACTAATAAACAAAGATTATTTTTCAAAAATGGGAAAAGAAGTTGGAGAGATATTAGATAGAGCTGAACAAAAAGTTTATGAAATTGCTGGGGAAGAATTTAACTTAAACTCTCCAAAACAATTGGCTGAAGTTTTATTTTTCAAATTGAATATTGATCCTGTTAAAAAAACTAAAACTGGATATTCAACTAACAGTGAAGTTTTAGAGGTACTTCATAACAGAGGAGAAGAAATTGCTAAATATATATTAGATTATAGAAAATTTTCTAAATTAAAATCAACTTATATAGACGCTCTTCCTAAGACAGCTGATAAAAATAATATTATCCACACTACATTTAATCAAACAGGAACAGCTACAGGAAGACTATCTTCATCTGATCCTAATTTACAAAATATACCTGTTAAAACAGAAGAGGGAATTGAAATAAGAGAAGGATTTATTACTAAACCAGGATATAAACTTCTTGGAATAGATTATTCACAAATAGAATTGAGAGTTCTAGCTGAAATATCAAAGGATGAAAGCTTGATAAAAGCCTACAAGGAAGATCAAGATTTACATAGTTTAACAGCTAAAAGAATATTTGACTTAAATGAAGATGAAGAGGTTACATCTAAACAAAGATCAATGGCTAAAATAGTAAATTTTAGTATTATATATGGTAAAACTCCATTTGGTCTTTCAAATGAATTAAAAATAACTAGAGCAGAAGCTGCTTCATATATTGATAGATATTTTAAAGAATACCCAAAAGTAAAGGAACTAGAGGAAAGCATCATAGAAAATGCAACTAAAACTGGTTATTCAGAAACATATTTTAAAAGAAGAAGAGACATAGATGGAATAAATTCTAAAAATAAAAACCTTAGAAACCAAGCAGATAGAATGGCAGTAAACACAGTTATTCAAGGTACTGCTGCTGAAATTATTAAAAAGGTAATGATTGAAGTATATGATGAAATAAAAGATAAAGAAGATATCCAAATGCTATTACAAGTGCATGATGAACTTATTTTCCAAGTAAAGGAAGACAAGGTAGAAGACTATAAAAAAATTATAGAAAAAATTATGGAAAATACTGTACATTTTGAAAATGTAAGGTTAAAAGTTAATGGTGCAATTGGTGAAAATTGGGCAGAAACTAAATAG
- a CDS encoding single-stranded DNA-binding protein produces the protein MNLIVLTGRLTRDPELKYGQSGKAYSRFSIAVDRTFQKGEADFINCVAFGKTAELIGEYLRKGKKVGVQGALQMNRYEVNGEKRTSYDVVVSNIEFLEPKSGAGAQHAPEQKNYEKPTPSSAPSAPVDDDEFPF, from the coding sequence ATGAATTTAATTGTTTTAACTGGAAGATTAACAAGAGACCCAGAACTAAAATATGGTCAAAGCGGAAAGGCTTACTCAAGATTTTCTATAGCTGTTGATAGAACATTTCAAAAGGGTGAAGCTGATTTTATAAATTGTGTAGCATTTGGAAAAACTGCTGAACTTATTGGAGAATATTTGAGAAAAGGTAAAAAAGTAGGAGTTCAAGGTGCTTTACAAATGAATAGATATGAAGTGAACGGAGAAAAAAGAACATCTTATGATGTTGTAGTTTCCAATATAGAATTTTTAGAACCAAAATCAGGAGCAGGAGCACAACATGCACCTGAACAAAAAAATTATGAAAAGCCAACACCATCAAGTGCACCATCGGCACCAGTTGATGATGATGAATTTCCATTCTAA
- the guaA gene encoding glutamine-hydrolyzing GMP synthase: MKKNSILILDFGSQYNQLIARRIREMGVYAEIVPYFEPIEKIKEREPKGIILSGGPASVYLEDAFMIDKEIYNLGIPMLTVCYGMQLTNYLLGGKVEAAAKQEFGKAHLLIDDIESPLFEGIPNDSQVWMSHQDHVVQLAPGFKQIAHTDSCIATCCNEEKNIYGVQFHPEVTHTEYGKEIYKNFVFNIAKCEENWSMTNYIDETVKNIKEKVGDKKVLLGLSGGVDSSVAATLIHKAIGDQLICIFVDTGLLRKNEGKTVMEVYAENFHMNIKCVDAEERFLTKLAGVSDPEKKRKIIGNEFIEVFNEEASKLEDVDFLAQGTIYPDVIESQSVKGPSMTIKSHHNVGGLPEDMHFTLLEPLRELFKDEVRKVGRELGIPDHMVDRHPFPGPGLGIRILGDVDKEKADILREADAIFIEELRKADLYTKVSQAFVVLLPVKSVGVMGDVRTYEYTAVLRSANTIDFMTATWSKLPFDFLELVSNRIINEVKGINRLTYDISSKPPATIEWE, translated from the coding sequence ATGAAAAAAAATAGTATTCTTATTCTAGATTTTGGTTCTCAATATAACCAATTAATTGCTAGAAGAATAAGAGAGATGGGGGTTTACGCAGAAATCGTTCCCTATTTTGAACCAATTGAAAAAATTAAGGAAAGAGAGCCTAAGGGAATTATTTTATCAGGTGGACCAGCTTCTGTTTATTTAGAAGATGCTTTTATGATTGATAAGGAAATATACAATTTAGGAATTCCTATGCTTACTGTTTGTTATGGTATGCAACTTACTAATTACCTTTTAGGGGGAAAAGTAGAAGCTGCTGCTAAACAAGAATTTGGAAAAGCTCATCTTTTAATAGATGATATTGAAAGTCCTTTATTTGAAGGTATTCCAAATGATTCACAAGTATGGATGAGTCATCAAGACCATGTTGTTCAATTGGCACCTGGTTTTAAACAAATAGCTCATACTGATTCTTGTATTGCAACTTGTTGCAATGAAGAAAAAAACATCTATGGAGTTCAATTTCATCCAGAAGTAACTCACACTGAATATGGAAAAGAAATCTATAAAAACTTTGTTTTTAACATTGCAAAATGTGAAGAAAACTGGAGCATGACAAACTATATAGATGAAACTGTAAAAAACATTAAGGAAAAGGTTGGAGATAAGAAAGTTTTACTTGGACTTTCAGGAGGGGTAGATTCCTCTGTAGCTGCGACTTTAATTCATAAAGCAATTGGAGATCAATTAATTTGTATCTTTGTTGATACTGGGCTTTTAAGAAAAAATGAAGGAAAAACTGTTATGGAAGTATATGCTGAAAATTTCCATATGAATATTAAATGTGTTGACGCTGAAGAAAGATTCTTAACAAAATTAGCAGGGGTTTCTGATCCTGAAAAGAAAAGAAAAATAATTGGAAATGAATTTATTGAAGTGTTCAATGAAGAAGCTTCTAAATTAGAAGATGTTGATTTCCTAGCACAAGGAACTATATATCCTGATGTTATTGAATCACAATCTGTAAAAGGACCTTCTATGACAATTAAATCTCATCATAATGTTGGAGGACTTCCTGAAGATATGCACTTTACTCTTCTTGAACCACTAAGAGAATTATTTAAAGATGAGGTTAGAAAAGTTGGAAGAGAACTTGGAATACCAGATCATATGGTTGACAGACATCCATTCCCAGGTCCAGGACTTGGAATCAGAATTTTAGGAGATGTGGATAAAGAGAAAGCTGATATATTAAGAGAAGCTGACGCTATATTTATTGAAGAATTAAGAAAAGCTGATTTATATACAAAAGTAAGTCAAGCATTTGTAGTTCTTTTACCTGTAAAATCTGTTGGAGTTATGGGAGACGTTAGAACTTATGAATATACTGCAGTTCTTAGATCTGCAAACACTATTGACTTTATGACTGCTACTTGGTCAAAACTTCCATTTGATTTCTTAGAATTAGTTTCTAATAGAATTATAAATGAGGTAAAAGGAATCAATAGATTAACTTATGACATATCATCTAAACCACCAGCTACCATTGAGTGGGAATAG